A window of the Dyadobacter pollutisoli genome harbors these coding sequences:
- a CDS encoding glycosyltransferase family 2 protein, with amino-acid sequence MKLSVCVPAFNHEKYIAQMLDGALMQQTDFPFEIVIGDDASTDSTPDIIRQYIARNPGRIRAFLHAENQGPKEPREFAGRNNVLQLLKACEGEYVAMCEGDDYWTDPLKLQKQVDFLDKNPDFAICHHNMLVTYEDGSPEHFFNPQDQKLISTIEDVLEDKWFMATASWVYRNHFLTNDFADWHAKAAAGDWAVMIQLAAQGKIGYLPETMGVYRKHSAGLSNVHSQTNRNFLLNRKEMFENVDQWLDYRYQGTIEKTLIKYEGQLSDLEKIGSSN; translated from the coding sequence ATGAAACTTTCCGTCTGCGTACCAGCATTCAATCACGAAAAATACATTGCACAAATGCTCGATGGCGCATTGATGCAGCAGACTGATTTTCCTTTCGAAATTGTGATCGGTGATGATGCGTCAACCGACAGCACTCCCGATATCATTCGCCAATACATTGCCCGGAATCCAGGAAGGATCCGGGCATTTTTGCATGCTGAAAATCAGGGCCCCAAAGAACCGCGGGAGTTTGCAGGCAGAAACAATGTACTCCAATTACTGAAAGCATGTGAAGGCGAGTATGTCGCCATGTGTGAAGGAGACGACTATTGGACCGATCCATTGAAGCTTCAAAAGCAGGTTGATTTTTTGGACAAAAATCCTGATTTCGCAATTTGCCATCATAATATGCTGGTTACTTACGAAGATGGCTCTCCCGAGCACTTTTTTAACCCACAAGATCAGAAGCTAATTTCCACCATTGAAGACGTTCTGGAAGATAAATGGTTTATGGCTACTGCCAGTTGGGTTTACCGGAACCATTTTTTGACCAATGACTTTGCCGACTGGCACGCGAAAGCGGCCGCAGGCGACTGGGCGGTAATGATACAACTGGCAGCACAGGGAAAGATTGGGTACCTTCCTGAGACCATGGGCGTGTATAGAAAACACAGTGCCGGGCTCAGCAATGTACATTCTCAGACTAACCGGAATTTTTTATTGAACCGGAAGGAAATGTTTGAAAATGTGGATCAATGGTTGGACTATCGCTATCAGGGAACGATCGAAAAGACACTTATTAAATACGAGGGGCAACTTTCGGACCTGGAAAAAATTGGCAGTTCAAATTAA
- a CDS encoding DUF2283 domain-containing protein — protein MDIRYFQDTDNLLLVFNQNTVASTEDLNENLLVDLDANGNPVSMTIEHAKTFTNVQGLSFQQISADSVKEFITT, from the coding sequence ATGGATATAAGGTACTTTCAGGATACGGACAATCTTCTATTGGTATTTAATCAAAATACTGTTGCGTCTACCGAGGACTTAAATGAAAATCTGTTAGTTGATCTAGATGCCAACGGAAATCCAGTTTCCATGACAATAGAACATGCGAAAACATTTACAAATGTTCAGGGATTGTCATTTCAACAAATAAGTGCAGACTCGGTAAAAGAATTTATAACTACTTAA
- a CDS encoding phytanoyl-CoA dioxygenase family protein — MSTLQEQFNRDGYVLLRNRLDKDVISNIYKDARKIFASQIKRVTGKSVDIDDRDAFENAMFEFFEKDFNAFVNTGKTVQHTFSLHRLGVDPVIENLLKEVGLTNPIIGARAAMQFNSRFLSKDGSKHWKLDAHQDWRTGQGSLDSTVIWFPMVDAGADIGALQVIPGSHKIGLQESSTSGYQGGITSSLKEEDFVQTEFQVGDILVFSAFLIHQSGNNITRNIRWSVQLRYNNLDEPTFIDRGYPMAYIYKPETELVTPDFPTVEQLKEVFS; from the coding sequence ATGAGTACACTTCAGGAACAATTTAACAGAGACGGATATGTCCTTTTGAGAAATCGCCTCGATAAGGATGTGATCAGCAATATATATAAGGACGCCCGAAAAATTTTCGCGTCCCAGATCAAACGTGTTACCGGCAAGTCGGTTGACATTGATGACCGTGATGCATTCGAAAACGCGATGTTCGAATTTTTCGAGAAAGACTTCAATGCATTTGTCAATACAGGAAAAACCGTTCAGCATACATTTTCACTGCACAGGCTGGGTGTTGATCCTGTAATCGAGAACCTTTTGAAAGAGGTTGGTCTTACCAATCCTATCATTGGTGCACGTGCTGCTATGCAGTTCAATAGCCGGTTTTTATCCAAAGACGGCAGTAAGCACTGGAAGCTGGACGCACATCAGGACTGGCGAACCGGTCAGGGCTCTTTGGACAGTACCGTGATATGGTTTCCAATGGTGGATGCTGGTGCCGACATTGGTGCTTTGCAGGTTATTCCGGGCAGCCACAAGATTGGTTTGCAGGAATCGTCTACTTCTGGTTACCAGGGTGGTATCACCTCCTCTTTAAAAGAAGAAGATTTTGTTCAGACTGAATTTCAAGTGGGTGACATTCTGGTTTTCTCAGCATTCCTGATCCACCAGTCCGGCAACAACATTACCCGTAACATTCGCTGGTCGGTGCAGCTTCGTTATAATAATCTTGACGAGCCAACATTCATCGATCGCGGCTACCCGATGGCTTACATTTACAAACCCGAAACTGAACTGGTAACGCCCGACTTCCCTACTGTGGAGCAATTGAAGGAGGTTTTTAGTTAA
- a CDS encoding class I SAM-dependent methyltransferase → MNQKEFLESLVCPLTGTALTIAEDGKSLTSEDGTVYEVGDTGIVNMLYPKELLPEDAREQYLYDQAFLRYDKGVSWVFETLNHSDEAATRKFFIDLMELKPGMKALEVGAGTGKDSALILDKVRPGGTAVLSDLSPNMLKLAQEKLSTEDINVHYFLGNGSYLPFPDDTFDAVFHFGGINTFSERKRAFDELTRVVKPGGKVVVGDESVAPWLRNTPTYATLLKANPLFRAEVPLEDVPANIENFKLHYVFGNAFYVMEYRVTAKAPEVDIDLPIPGKDFVDTWRLRAEKAVD, encoded by the coding sequence ATGAATCAAAAGGAGTTTTTAGAATCGTTGGTTTGTCCGCTTACAGGAACCGCATTAACAATAGCCGAAGACGGCAAAAGTCTCACCAGTGAAGATGGTACAGTATACGAAGTGGGTGATACGGGGATTGTTAATATGCTTTATCCCAAAGAATTACTCCCCGAAGATGCTCGTGAGCAATATCTTTACGACCAGGCTTTTCTTCGCTATGATAAAGGCGTTTCATGGGTTTTTGAAACTTTAAACCATTCGGACGAAGCTGCAACAAGAAAATTCTTTATTGATCTGATGGAGCTGAAGCCTGGTATGAAAGCACTGGAAGTTGGTGCCGGAACAGGCAAGGATTCTGCTCTGATATTGGATAAAGTAAGACCAGGTGGTACTGCGGTACTTTCCGATCTTTCACCTAATATGCTTAAACTGGCCCAGGAAAAGCTTTCTACTGAAGACATTAACGTACATTACTTCCTGGGCAACGGTTCTTACCTTCCTTTCCCCGACGATACATTTGACGCCGTTTTTCATTTTGGGGGAATCAATACCTTTTCAGAACGCAAAAGAGCCTTTGACGAACTAACGCGCGTGGTGAAACCGGGCGGAAAAGTGGTGGTAGGAGACGAAAGTGTTGCCCCATGGCTGAGAAACACGCCTACTTATGCAACATTATTGAAGGCTAACCCGCTTTTCCGTGCAGAAGTACCTTTGGAAGATGTTCCTGCCAACATTGAAAATTTCAAGCTGCATTATGTATTTGGAAATGCCTTTTACGTAATGGAATACAGAGTTACTGCCAAAGCACCGGAGGTCGACATTGACCTGCCTATTCCGGGAAAAGATTTCGTTGATACCTGGCGCTTACGGGCGGAAAAAGCTGTCGACTAA